A region of Maridesulfovibrio sp. DNA encodes the following proteins:
- a CDS encoding type II toxin-antitoxin system ParD family antitoxin produces the protein MRSTKQMSITLPHEMAQLVKDKVAKGEYASESEVIRDGLRALLARDRAVDEWLREQVAPVYDAMQEDKSHGKSLDQVRAKLSEEHEA, from the coding sequence ATGAGATCAACAAAACAGATGAGCATTACGCTGCCCCATGAAATGGCTCAGTTGGTAAAAGATAAAGTTGCCAAAGGCGAATATGCATCTGAAAGCGAAGTCATTCGCGATGGACTAAGGGCTTTGCTGGCACGCGACCGTGCAGTTGATGAGTGGCTCAGAGAACAGGTGGCACCAGTTTACGATGCTATGCAGGAAGATAAATCCCATGGCAAAAGCCTTGATCAGGTTCGGGCCAAATTATCTGAAGAACATGAAGCGTAG
- a CDS encoding GFA family protein — protein sequence MKYTGTCLCGKVAFEVEGDFDNFFLCHCERCRKDTGSSHAANLFSSTAKLRWLAGEEEVRTFNFNSTGHIKSFCSTCGSALPNIQMNGTLLVVPAGSLDSDIPVRADGHIFIANKANWDFELESLPMFDLLPGENEG from the coding sequence ATGAAATATACAGGGACATGCCTATGCGGCAAGGTCGCCTTTGAGGTGGAAGGAGATTTTGATAATTTTTTCCTTTGTCATTGCGAACGATGCCGTAAAGACACCGGATCCTCCCATGCCGCGAATTTGTTTTCCTCCACGGCCAAGTTGAGATGGCTTGCCGGGGAAGAGGAAGTAAGGACATTCAACTTCAATTCAACTGGGCATATCAAGAGTTTTTGCAGCACTTGCGGCTCGGCTCTTCCTAATATCCAAATGAATGGCACCCTTCTTGTCGTTCCAGCGGGCAGCCTAGACAGTGACATACCTGTTAGAGCGGATGGTCACATATTTATCGCAAATAAAGCCAATTGGGACTTTGAACTGGAAAGTTTGCCCATGTTCGACCTGCTTCCCGGAGAAAATGAAGGTTAA
- a CDS encoding ZIP family metal transporter, with the protein MALSPVMQALIATLFTWGLTALGAAVVFIGKDISKRTLDIMLGFAAGVMIAASYWSLLAPAIEMSEHMGPFKFVPAAVGFIMGAVFLRLVDKFLPHLHINAPRSEAEGIETNWNSSILLVLAITLHNIPEGLAVGVAFGAVGAGYDSASIGGAIALAMGIGIQNFPEGTAVSVPLRRIGFSRAKSFFYGQASGLVEPIAGVIGAAAVIIARPILPYALAFAAGAMIFVVVEEVVPESQASGYGDQATMGCILGFAVMMTLDVALG; encoded by the coding sequence ATGGCCCTGTCGCCGGTTATGCAGGCTTTGATAGCTACTTTATTTACATGGGGACTAACCGCTCTAGGCGCAGCGGTGGTCTTCATCGGTAAGGATATCAGTAAACGTACATTAGACATCATGCTCGGTTTTGCCGCCGGGGTGATGATTGCTGCCAGTTACTGGTCGCTACTTGCTCCGGCTATTGAAATGAGTGAGCATATGGGGCCGTTCAAGTTCGTGCCGGCTGCGGTTGGCTTTATCATGGGTGCAGTGTTTTTGCGACTGGTGGATAAATTTTTACCGCACCTGCACATCAACGCCCCACGTTCGGAGGCGGAAGGTATTGAGACCAACTGGAATAGCTCTATCCTGCTGGTTCTCGCCATCACTTTGCATAACATTCCGGAAGGGCTGGCTGTTGGTGTGGCCTTCGGAGCTGTTGGGGCGGGATATGATTCGGCATCCATCGGCGGAGCTATTGCTCTTGCCATGGGTATAGGAATCCAGAATTTCCCGGAGGGAACTGCGGTTTCAGTTCCTCTGCGCCGGATCGGTTTTTCGCGGGCGAAGAGTTTTTTTTACGGGCAGGCTTCAGGGCTTGTGGAGCCCATAGCCGGGGTTATCGGTGCGGCGGCAGTCATTATAGCTAGGCCCATTCTGCCTTATGCGTTGGCTTTTGCCGCCGGAGCAATGATTTTTGTTGTTGTGGAGGAAGTTGTGCCGGAATCACAGGCTTCCGGTTACGGGGACCAAGCGACTATGGGGTGTATTCTCGGGTTCGCGGTGATGATGACTCTTGATGTTGCACTGGGCTAG
- a CDS encoding LysE family translocator — MISLEFLLTALVVVLVPGTGVIYTVSSGLFLGKKASLAAAAGCTAGIIPHLVASILGLSAVLHVSAIGFQIVKYAGAAYLLYLAWATWQEKGTLKFNESNGNQRLLQIAKRGFLINILNPKLSIFFLAFLPLFVPENAVSPTLNLIILSLIFMLMTLIVFVLYGLSATSVRKYVTRSPNIISWMQRSFAIVFATIGLKLAMTEQ; from the coding sequence ATGATAAGTCTTGAATTCCTACTGACGGCATTGGTTGTTGTACTCGTGCCGGGGACAGGTGTAATTTACACAGTCTCAAGCGGTCTTTTTCTTGGGAAAAAAGCAAGCTTAGCTGCCGCAGCCGGCTGCACTGCCGGTATCATTCCTCACTTGGTCGCATCCATTCTTGGCTTATCAGCCGTCCTCCACGTAAGCGCAATAGGCTTTCAAATAGTTAAATATGCCGGAGCAGCCTATCTTCTTTATCTGGCATGGGCGACATGGCAAGAAAAAGGGACCCTGAAATTCAATGAATCAAATGGAAATCAACGCCTGCTCCAAATTGCCAAACGCGGGTTCCTGATCAATATACTTAACCCGAAACTTTCAATTTTCTTTCTTGCTTTCCTACCCCTATTTGTACCGGAAAACGCTGTATCCCCAACTCTAAACCTGATCATATTGAGTCTGATTTTTATGCTCATGACGCTTATAGTGTTCGTTCTTTATGGACTATCTGCCACCAGTGTGCGCAAATATGTAACTCGATCTCCCAATATTATCAGCTGGATGCAACGCTCTTTCGCTATTGTATTCGCTACTATCGGACTCAAGCTTGCGATGACCGAACAGTAA
- a CDS encoding GNAT family N-acetyltransferase, with product MSIEIKYSCNGIDWNHLAGILKKVGMAHYTPEIHAKAFQASHTTVFIFDNDKMIGFGRAISDGAYQAAIYDCAVLPEYQGQKIGSLIMEHILKQLEGCNVLLYAAPGKEGFYEKQGFRRMKTGMAKFVTEESMREKGFIE from the coding sequence ATGAGCATTGAAATAAAATATAGCTGTAATGGAATAGATTGGAATCACTTAGCCGGCATACTCAAAAAAGTTGGGATGGCCCACTATACTCCTGAAATTCACGCAAAGGCCTTCCAAGCCAGCCATACGACTGTTTTTATATTCGATAATGACAAAATGATTGGGTTTGGCAGAGCTATCTCAGATGGAGCATATCAGGCTGCCATATACGATTGCGCTGTTCTTCCTGAGTATCAGGGGCAGAAGATTGGCTCGCTTATAATGGAGCACATTCTAAAGCAACTTGAAGGTTGTAATGTTCTTCTTTATGCAGCCCCGGGGAAAGAAGGATTTTACGAGAAACAAGGATTCAGACGAATGAAGACGGGTATGGCAAAATTTGTCACAGAAGAAAGTATGCGCGAGAAAGGCTTTATTGAATAA
- a CDS encoding transglutaminase family protein, protein MDLKMMKQYLKCSKYIDYSDSGVLRLLESLELSGLEDEYVAKKCFEWVRDNIKHSADYKMNPVTCKASDVLRHRTGYCFAKSHLLVALLRASEIPAGLCYQRLSLAGGGAPFCLHGFVAVHLNKYGWYRIDPRGNKAGVDAQFNPPIEQLAFTTLLKEEAVLPEIWPEPHPLVVQVLEKYNTYDAVYENLPDIEIISS, encoded by the coding sequence TTGATTATAGTGACAGTGGGGTGTTACGCCTTTTGGAGTCACTTGAGTTATCAGGTTTGGAAGACGAATATGTTGCAAAAAAATGTTTCGAGTGGGTTCGTGATAACATCAAACACAGTGCTGATTATAAAATGAACCCGGTAACATGTAAGGCTTCGGATGTCCTCCGGCATAGAACGGGTTATTGCTTTGCCAAGAGTCATCTTTTGGTTGCTCTCCTCAGAGCTTCTGAAATTCCAGCTGGGCTTTGCTATCAGCGTTTGAGTCTTGCGGGTGGTGGAGCACCGTTTTGTCTGCATGGTTTTGTTGCAGTGCATTTAAATAAGTATGGTTGGTATAGAATAGATCCTCGGGGGAATAAAGCAGGTGTTGACGCACAATTTAATCCTCCGATTGAACAACTGGCTTTTACAACGTTATTAAAAGAAGAAGCCGTTTTACCTGAAATCTGGCCTGAGCCTCATCCTCTTGTCGTTCAAGTGTTGGAAAAGTATAATACTTATGATGCCGTGTATGAAAATTTACCGGATATAGAAATTATTTCTTCTTGA